One genomic segment of Mesoterricola silvestris includes these proteins:
- the flhA gene encoding flagellar biosynthesis protein FlhA: MLTFLDRLLPYMTRLSKRADLATPVFVLIVMVVMILPLPAFVIDILIVFNITLSLLILMVGMYVSKPQEFNAYPSILLIITLFRLALNVATTRRILLFGGEQGPEAAGHMVQAFGQFVVGGSYVIGLVVFLILLAIQFLVINHGSGRIAEVTARFTLDAMPGKQMAIDADLNAGYIDEVEARKRRRELGEEANFYGAMDGAVKFTQRDAVAALLILAVNIIAGILIGVLKYNLPVMQSMETFTLLTVGDGLVTAVPSLLISVGGAILTTRSGSQSPNLGVEVLGQLGMDYRPLAIAASVLFLFGAVPGLPLVPFWIMGIIFGIMAYATRKFAHQRLETKAEPKEKAKSEAPERVEALLKVDPLGLEVGYGLISLLDVNQGGTVLERIKALRRQMAQELGIVVPPIRIRDNLQLPANTYRVQLRGEEIARSEVTPGAFLAMNPGTATGDVQGTPTTEPAFGLPAFWIQEAQRDHAQLMGYTVVDPATVITTHLSELIKQQSPELVGRPELQQLLDNLKETTPKLVEELVPAVVPVGVLLKVVQNLLRERVPVRDLGRILEATADAIAITRDPLTLTEYVRQHLGRSLTTPHVSENNELGVLMLDPQLEQTIQSGIETTDRGSFLALDPGRLQEILGRISTGITNLLPGAQPVLLTNPVVRPHLRRLLERALPHLVVLSHSEIPMDVRVVNLGTVA; encoded by the coding sequence ATGCTGACCTTCCTGGACAGGCTCCTTCCGTACATGACCCGCCTTTCAAAGCGGGCGGACCTGGCCACGCCCGTTTTCGTCCTCATCGTCATGGTGGTCATGATCCTGCCCCTGCCGGCGTTCGTGATCGACATCCTGATCGTCTTCAACATCACCCTTTCCCTCCTGATCCTGATGGTGGGCATGTATGTGTCCAAGCCCCAGGAATTCAACGCCTACCCCTCCATCCTGCTGATCATCACCCTGTTCCGGCTGGCCCTGAACGTGGCCACCACCCGGCGGATCCTGCTGTTCGGGGGCGAGCAGGGGCCCGAAGCGGCCGGGCACATGGTGCAGGCCTTCGGCCAGTTCGTGGTGGGCGGCAGCTACGTCATCGGCCTGGTGGTCTTCCTCATCCTCCTGGCCATCCAGTTCCTGGTCATCAACCACGGCTCCGGGCGCATCGCCGAGGTGACGGCCCGGTTCACCCTGGACGCCATGCCCGGCAAGCAGATGGCCATCGACGCCGACCTGAACGCCGGCTACATCGACGAGGTGGAGGCCCGCAAGCGCCGCCGGGAACTGGGGGAGGAAGCCAACTTCTACGGGGCCATGGACGGCGCCGTCAAGTTCACCCAGCGGGACGCCGTGGCGGCCCTGCTCATCCTGGCCGTGAACATCATCGCCGGCATCCTCATCGGCGTCCTCAAGTACAACCTGCCCGTCATGCAGTCCATGGAGACCTTCACCCTGCTGACCGTGGGCGACGGCCTGGTAACGGCCGTTCCCAGCCTCCTCATCTCCGTGGGCGGCGCCATCCTCACCACCCGCAGCGGCTCCCAGTCCCCCAACCTGGGCGTGGAGGTCCTGGGCCAGCTGGGCATGGACTACCGGCCCCTGGCCATCGCCGCCTCGGTGCTCTTCCTCTTCGGGGCGGTGCCGGGCCTGCCCCTGGTGCCCTTCTGGATCATGGGCATCATCTTCGGGATCATGGCCTACGCCACCCGCAAGTTCGCCCACCAGCGCCTGGAGACCAAGGCCGAACCCAAGGAGAAGGCCAAGTCCGAGGCCCCCGAGCGGGTGGAGGCCCTCCTCAAGGTGGATCCCCTGGGCCTGGAGGTGGGCTACGGCCTCATCAGCCTCCTGGACGTGAACCAGGGCGGCACGGTCCTGGAGCGCATCAAGGCCCTGCGCCGCCAGATGGCCCAGGAACTGGGCATCGTGGTGCCCCCCATCCGCATCCGGGACAACCTCCAGCTCCCGGCCAACACCTACCGGGTCCAGCTGCGGGGCGAGGAGATCGCCCGCAGCGAGGTCACCCCCGGCGCCTTCCTGGCCATGAACCCCGGCACCGCCACCGGCGACGTGCAGGGCACCCCCACCACCGAGCCCGCGTTCGGGCTCCCCGCCTTCTGGATCCAGGAGGCCCAGCGGGACCACGCCCAGCTCATGGGCTACACCGTCGTGGACCCCGCCACCGTCATCACCACCCACCTTTCCGAGCTCATCAAGCAGCAGTCCCCCGAACTGGTGGGCCGCCCCGAGCTGCAGCAGCTCCTGGACAACCTCAAGGAGACCACCCCCAAGCTCGTGGAGGAGCTGGTGCCCGCCGTGGTGCCCGTGGGCGTGCTCCTCAAGGTGGTGCAGAACCTCCTGCGCGAAAGGGTCCCCGTGCGCGACCTGGGCCGGATCCTGGAGGCCACCGCCGACGCCATCGCCATCACCCGCGATCCCCTGACCCTCACCGAGTACGTGCGCCAGCACCTGGGGCGCTCCCTCACCACGCCCCACGTCTCCGAGAACAACGAACTGGGCGTGCTGATGCTGGACCCCCAGCTGGAGCAGACCATCCAGTCCGGCATCGAGACCACGGACCGGGGCAGCTTCCTGGCCCTGGACCCGGGCCGCCTGCAGGAGATCCTCGGCCGCATCTCCACGGGCATCACCAACCTCCTGCCCGGAGCCCAGCCCGTGCTCCTCACCAACCCCGTCGTGCGCCCCCACCTGCGAAGGCTCCTGGAGCGGGCCCTGCCCCACCTGGTCGTCCTGAGCCACAGCGAGATCCCCATGGACGTGCGCGTGGTGAACCTCGGGACGGTCGCATGA
- the flhF gene encoding flagellar biosynthesis protein FlhF, giving the protein MRVKTFEAASMQEALAVVKRDMGEEAFILSTRTKRRKSLMGEETYIEVTAAVDEQPAPASPTYGLRDPLASRPPEPPKPAPAKAPQAAPPAPAPAPPVDLQPLRRELLEIKGAVEALKDVEQRNASILRELDLMKAQLTRIQKQGMPQSQLQLPQTLLELYGDLVANDVDPFIALRLCEYTQRTLLDQDGENPLDPEKARIFMRRIIADFIPVAPPIQLESGRTRVVALVGPTGVGKTTTIAKLAAFAKLELKQKVALLTLDTFRIAAVDQLHQYAEILQVPLHVALTVEDLKSALRFYQDRTLVLIDTPGHSPKDADMMAQLRRFLDELPDVEVHLVLSATTKPRDLADIAQRFESLKPTRLVFTKLDETSTLGPLLSTLVRVKRPLSYLGTGQEVPQDLEMATSRRLADLILPLSQPAC; this is encoded by the coding sequence ATGCGTGTGAAGACTTTCGAAGCCGCTTCCATGCAGGAGGCCCTCGCCGTCGTGAAGCGCGACATGGGCGAGGAGGCCTTCATCCTGTCCACCCGCACCAAGCGGCGGAAATCCCTCATGGGCGAGGAGACCTACATCGAAGTGACCGCCGCCGTGGACGAGCAGCCCGCCCCCGCCAGCCCCACCTACGGCCTGCGCGACCCCCTCGCCAGCCGCCCCCCGGAGCCCCCGAAGCCCGCCCCGGCCAAGGCCCCCCAGGCGGCCCCCCCCGCCCCCGCGCCGGCGCCGCCCGTGGACCTCCAGCCCCTGCGCCGGGAGCTCCTGGAGATCAAGGGCGCCGTGGAGGCCCTCAAGGACGTGGAGCAGCGCAACGCCTCCATCCTGCGCGAACTGGACCTCATGAAGGCCCAGCTCACCCGCATCCAGAAGCAGGGCATGCCCCAGTCCCAGCTGCAGCTCCCCCAGACCCTGCTGGAGCTCTACGGGGACCTGGTGGCCAACGACGTGGATCCCTTCATCGCCCTGCGCCTGTGCGAATACACCCAGCGCACCCTCCTGGACCAGGACGGCGAGAACCCCCTGGACCCCGAGAAGGCGCGGATCTTCATGCGGCGGATCATCGCCGACTTCATCCCGGTGGCCCCGCCCATCCAGCTGGAATCGGGCCGCACCCGCGTGGTGGCCCTGGTGGGCCCCACGGGCGTGGGCAAGACCACCACCATCGCCAAGCTCGCCGCCTTCGCCAAGCTCGAGCTCAAGCAGAAGGTCGCCCTGCTCACCCTGGACACCTTCCGCATCGCCGCGGTGGACCAGCTCCACCAGTACGCCGAGATCCTCCAGGTCCCCCTGCACGTGGCCCTCACCGTCGAGGACCTCAAGAGCGCCCTGCGCTTCTACCAGGACCGCACCCTGGTGCTCATCGACACCCCCGGCCACAGCCCCAAGGACGCCGACATGATGGCCCAGCTCCGGCGCTTCCTGGACGAGCTCCCGGACGTGGAGGTGCACCTGGTGCTTTCGGCCACCACCAAGCCCCGGGACCTGGCCGACATCGCCCAGCGCTTCGAATCCCTCAAGCCCACGCGCCTGGTCTTCACCAAGCTGGACGAGACCAGCACCCTGGGGCCCCTGCTCAGCACCCTGGTCCGGGTCAAGCGCCCCCTGAGCTACCTGGGCACCGGCCAGGAGGTCCCCCAGGACCTCGAAATGGCCACCAGCCGCCGCCTGGCGGACCTGATCCTCCCCCTGTCCCAGCCGGCCTGCTAA
- a CDS encoding MinD/ParA family protein: MNDQANRLRALSRNQPAPNTLFGSRVMAIASGKGGVGKTNVVAGLAMSLAQMGQRVVVLDADFGLANLDILLGMSPQWTLEHVLRGEKLLEEILLDGPFGIRIIPASSGIQELTRLDAAAELRLVQGLQRVSQGIDWLLIDTAAGIHDSVIKLLMAAQEVLLVTTPEPTALVDAYAMVKTVHLRDPHKPLWLLVNNAQNGEEAEETIEQLQAATRRFLSRDLQVLGMVPTDPFMLQAVRQQRCVADLYPQAPSAQAFLAAAQQLQQKIPLQKEGFAAFWKGLSVEEP, encoded by the coding sequence ATGAACGATCAAGCCAATCGACTCCGCGCCCTCTCCCGCAACCAGCCGGCCCCCAACACCCTCTTCGGTTCCCGGGTGATGGCCATCGCCTCCGGCAAGGGCGGCGTGGGCAAGACCAACGTGGTGGCCGGCCTGGCCATGTCCCTGGCCCAGATGGGCCAGCGGGTCGTCGTCCTGGACGCCGACTTCGGCCTGGCCAACCTGGACATCCTCCTGGGGATGAGCCCCCAATGGACTCTCGAGCACGTGCTGCGGGGGGAGAAGCTCCTGGAGGAGATCCTCCTGGACGGCCCCTTCGGCATCCGCATCATCCCCGCCTCCAGCGGCATCCAGGAACTCACCCGCCTGGACGCGGCCGCCGAGCTGCGCCTGGTGCAGGGCCTCCAGCGGGTGTCCCAGGGCATCGACTGGCTGCTCATCGACACCGCCGCCGGCATCCATGATTCCGTCATCAAGCTCCTCATGGCCGCCCAGGAGGTGCTCCTGGTGACCACCCCCGAGCCCACCGCCCTGGTGGACGCCTACGCCATGGTGAAGACCGTCCACCTGCGGGACCCCCACAAACCGCTATGGTTGCTCGTGAATAACGCCCAGAACGGGGAGGAGGCCGAGGAGACCATCGAACAGCTCCAGGCCGCCACCCGCCGCTTCCTGAGCCGGGATCTCCAGGTCCTGGGCATGGTCCCCACGGACCCCTTCATGCTCCAGGCCGTCCGCCAGCAGCGGTGCGTGGCCGACCTGTACCCCCAGGCCCCCTCCGCCCAGGCCTTCCTCGCCGCCGCCCAGCAGTTGCAGCAGAAGATACCCTTACAAAAAGAGGGATTTGCTGCATTCTGGAAAGGCCTTAGCGTAGAGGAGCCATGA
- a CDS encoding FliA/WhiG family RNA polymerase sigma factor — MTEGSQGGNGPEARKPASPAARAALTAYGRNTPPPAPKAEAPDAEPDFQDREKLITECLPLVKFVAHRISSRLPSHVEMDDLIHSGILGLMDAVRKFEPDRNVKFKTYAEQRIRGAILDGLRDLDWVPRSLRRKKKDIETAYHLLEQQHGRAATDEEVATHLGLSLEDLHHSLDELKGVTLGAFVEAGENGEGENLISFVPDPDGENPHILLQAREVRLLLKAAVDRLPTKERFVVQLYYFEELTMKEIGTLLNITESRVSQLHTKSMLRLRGKLKERRIDG; from the coding sequence ATGACGGAGGGAAGCCAGGGAGGAAACGGCCCCGAGGCCAGGAAGCCCGCGTCGCCCGCCGCCCGGGCGGCCTTGACCGCCTACGGCCGCAACACCCCGCCGCCGGCCCCCAAGGCCGAGGCCCCGGACGCGGAGCCGGATTTCCAGGACCGGGAGAAGCTCATCACCGAGTGCCTGCCCCTGGTGAAGTTCGTGGCCCACCGCATCTCCAGCCGCCTCCCCTCCCACGTGGAGATGGACGACCTCATCCACTCCGGCATCCTGGGCCTCATGGACGCCGTGCGCAAGTTCGAGCCCGACCGCAACGTCAAGTTCAAGACCTACGCCGAGCAGCGCATCCGGGGCGCCATCCTGGACGGCCTGCGGGACCTGGACTGGGTGCCCCGCAGCCTGCGCCGCAAGAAGAAGGACATCGAGACCGCCTACCACCTCCTGGAACAGCAGCACGGCAGGGCCGCCACCGACGAGGAGGTGGCCACCCACCTGGGCCTGAGCCTGGAGGACCTCCACCACAGCCTGGACGAGCTCAAGGGGGTGACCCTGGGCGCCTTCGTGGAGGCCGGGGAGAACGGCGAGGGGGAGAACCTCATCAGCTTCGTGCCCGACCCCGACGGGGAGAACCCGCACATCCTCCTGCAGGCCCGGGAGGTGCGACTCCTTCTCAAGGCCGCCGTGGACCGCCTCCCCACCAAGGAGCGGTTCGTGGTGCAGCTCTACTACTTCGAGGAGCTGACCATGAAGGAAATCGGCACGCTCCTCAACATCACCGAAAGTCGGGTATCGCAATTGCATACCAAGTCCATGCTCCGCCTCCGGGGCAAGCTGAAAGAACGGCGCATCGATGGTTGA
- the fliM gene encoding flagellar motor switch protein FliM, whose amino-acid sequence MAKILSQEEVDALLKSHAKGAKAPAPAAASAERPSAGPAPQKAKKAQLQKKVSLYNFRRPDRVSREQMRSLHFMHDRFARNFSSSLSAYLRTITEVNLVSVEQLSYQEFLLSVPDPTCFNAISIRPLEGAFALEVNPQLVFPIIDKMLGGPGDPLKNLRTMTDIEQSIFDGVLKLALDDLREAWRGIIELDFKIQARETSPQLIQIVAPNEVVLLVVFEVKMGTVVGMINLAIPSIILEPVANKFDQEMYTGYKKSGTFEEARLLMESMKRCDMAVAAEIRGTNLRLSEILALQEGDLIPLTKRFDAMLDLTVDGIPRFHGYVALNSNQKRVFQVTASKEG is encoded by the coding sequence ATGGCCAAGATTCTAAGCCAGGAAGAGGTAGATGCCCTCCTGAAGTCCCACGCCAAGGGGGCCAAGGCCCCTGCACCCGCTGCCGCCTCCGCGGAGCGGCCCTCGGCGGGACCCGCCCCCCAGAAGGCAAAAAAAGCCCAGCTGCAGAAGAAGGTCAGCCTCTACAACTTCCGCCGCCCGGACCGGGTGAGCCGGGAGCAGATGCGCAGCCTCCACTTCATGCACGACCGGTTCGCCCGGAACTTCTCCAGTTCCCTTTCCGCCTACCTGCGCACCATCACCGAAGTGAACCTGGTCTCCGTGGAGCAGCTCAGCTACCAGGAGTTCCTCCTCTCCGTGCCCGACCCCACCTGCTTCAACGCCATCTCCATCCGCCCCCTGGAAGGCGCCTTCGCCCTGGAGGTGAACCCCCAGCTCGTGTTCCCCATCATCGACAAGATGCTGGGCGGCCCCGGGGACCCCCTCAAGAACCTGCGCACCATGACCGACATCGAGCAGTCCATCTTCGACGGCGTGCTCAAGCTGGCCCTGGACGACCTTCGCGAGGCCTGGCGCGGCATCATCGAGCTGGACTTCAAGATCCAGGCCCGGGAGACCAGCCCCCAGCTCATCCAGATCGTGGCCCCCAACGAGGTGGTCCTCCTGGTGGTCTTCGAGGTGAAGATGGGCACCGTGGTGGGCATGATCAACCTGGCCATCCCCTCCATCATCCTGGAGCCCGTGGCCAACAAGTTCGACCAGGAGATGTACACCGGCTACAAGAAGTCCGGCACCTTCGAGGAGGCCCGCCTCCTCATGGAGAGCATGAAGCGCTGCGACATGGCCGTGGCCGCCGAGATCCGCGGCACCAACCTGCGCCTGTCGGAGATCCTCGCGCTGCAGGAGGGGGACCTCATCCCCCTCACCAAGCGCTTCGACGCCATGCTCGACCTCACCGTGGACGGCATTCCCCGCTTCCACGGATACGTGGCCCTGAACTCAAACCAGAAGCGGGTGTTCCAAGTGACCGCAAGCAAGGAGGGATGA
- the fliN gene encoding flagellar motor switch protein FliN → MDPVMSDLDQKIGGCFSESMSSVFSMLTGREFAIKPQDGNTLDHVGVSVLHQATVVYVKAHYTKGMTGTLLFALPLKEGTMLVDLMLGGDGTPSTELAGDSRDALAETFNQIMGSANQALSDLAGETLSISNVEIFSAEGGDSSGLEEIMGPGPFYDLPLETSQESLGTVIHLLIPDLLIQQLKRKLGIGEAPAAPAPAAPEPPGRRRRRGPAPAPPEPRPGPAAVPAAGPQRQASTVETGNLDLLLDIELPLMVRMGQTEMQLGELLKLTPGSILELNRAADAPVELLVNSKLIARGEVVVVDGNFAFRITEIESTDARIRSLV, encoded by the coding sequence ATGGATCCCGTGATGTCCGACCTCGACCAGAAGATCGGCGGATGCTTCTCCGAAAGCATGTCGAGCGTGTTCTCCATGCTCACGGGCCGGGAGTTCGCCATCAAGCCCCAGGACGGCAACACCCTGGACCACGTGGGCGTCTCGGTGCTCCACCAGGCCACGGTGGTGTACGTGAAGGCCCACTACACCAAGGGCATGACCGGCACCCTCCTCTTCGCCCTCCCCCTCAAGGAGGGCACCATGCTGGTGGACCTCATGCTGGGCGGGGACGGCACCCCCTCCACCGAGCTCGCCGGCGACAGCCGGGACGCCCTGGCCGAGACCTTCAACCAGATCATGGGTTCGGCCAACCAGGCCCTCTCCGACCTGGCCGGCGAGACCCTCTCCATCTCCAACGTGGAGATCTTCTCCGCCGAGGGCGGCGATTCCAGCGGCCTCGAGGAGATCATGGGCCCCGGCCCCTTCTACGACCTGCCCCTGGAGACGAGCCAGGAGAGCCTGGGCACCGTCATCCACCTCCTGATCCCCGACCTGCTCATCCAGCAGCTCAAGCGCAAGCTGGGCATCGGCGAGGCCCCCGCGGCCCCCGCCCCCGCCGCCCCCGAGCCCCCCGGTCGCCGCCGCCGCCGCGGCCCCGCCCCCGCGCCGCCGGAGCCCCGCCCCGGCCCCGCGGCCGTCCCCGCCGCGGGCCCCCAGCGCCAGGCCTCCACCGTGGAAACGGGCAACCTGGACCTGCTCCTGGACATCGAACTGCCCCTCATGGTCCGCATGGGCCAAACCGAAATGCAGCTGGGGGAACTGCTCAAGCTCACCCCCGGTTCCATCCTCGAACTGAACCGCGCCGCCGACGCCCCCGTGGAGCTGCTGGTCAACAGCAAGCTCATCGCCCGGGGCGAAGTGGTGGTGGTGGACGGCAACTTCGCCTTCCGCATAACCGAAATCGAAAGCACCGACGCCCGCATCCGGAGCCTCGTCTAA
- the glmS gene encoding glutamine--fructose-6-phosphate transaminase (isomerizing), protein MCGIVGYIGSEGAAPILVEGLKSLEYRGYDSAGIALAPGGGEFRITRASGKLRNLQNRVDMNDPATTGIGHTRWATHGRPTEENAHPHRSADGQVVAVHNGIFENFLELRAELKGAGHTFVTETDTECFPVMVSQIMRTEPDFKEAFRLAVGRMHGIYAIGCLLATDPGRILVGRSGPPLVIGLGDGENFIASDVVPLLRHTRRVIYLEDGDLAEITRDAVTIFRQDGSPVERPVFVVPFDPVAAEKGGFKHFMQKEIFEQPLAVSNTLLDRLPLDGGGVPLGLAFTDEELRSFQRITILACGTSRHAGLVGQFYLEQLARIGVEVDYGSEYRYRDPVVMADTLAIGITQSGETADTLAAMKEAAARGARGMAICNVQGSTAARLAEATLLTHAGPEIGVASTKAFTTQLVVLLLLALRLGEARGTLDPAVRAEIIQALRELPALLERVASTERKIHQWAQKWHEATDFLYLGRGPLYPIALEGALKLKELSYIHAEGYPAGEMKHGPIALIDRHLPIVAVMPRDAHREKVLSNLQEAAARDGRILALVEEGDTGLDHIAEDVLHLPKVNPWLAPILYVVPLQLLSYHIAVIRGCDVDQPRNLAKSVTVE, encoded by the coding sequence ATGTGCGGAATCGTCGGATACATCGGCAGCGAAGGCGCGGCGCCCATTCTCGTTGAGGGGCTGAAGAGCCTGGAGTACCGGGGGTATGACAGCGCGGGGATCGCGCTGGCTCCTGGGGGCGGGGAGTTCCGGATCACGCGGGCCTCGGGGAAGTTGCGCAATCTCCAGAACCGGGTGGATATGAACGATCCGGCCACCACCGGGATCGGGCACACGCGGTGGGCCACCCATGGGCGGCCCACGGAGGAGAATGCGCATCCCCACCGCAGCGCCGATGGGCAGGTGGTGGCGGTGCACAACGGGATCTTCGAGAACTTCCTGGAGCTGCGGGCTGAGCTCAAGGGGGCGGGGCATACCTTCGTCACTGAGACCGACACCGAGTGCTTCCCCGTCATGGTCTCCCAGATCATGCGCACCGAACCTGATTTCAAGGAGGCCTTCCGCCTCGCCGTGGGGCGCATGCACGGGATCTATGCCATCGGGTGCCTGCTGGCCACCGACCCCGGGCGCATCCTCGTGGGGCGCAGTGGGCCCCCCCTCGTCATCGGGCTGGGCGACGGCGAGAACTTCATCGCCTCGGACGTGGTTCCCCTGCTCCGGCACACCCGGCGGGTCATCTACCTGGAGGACGGCGATCTGGCGGAGATCACCCGGGACGCCGTCACCATCTTCCGCCAGGACGGGAGCCCCGTGGAGCGGCCCGTCTTCGTGGTGCCCTTCGACCCCGTCGCGGCCGAAAAGGGCGGTTTCAAGCACTTCATGCAGAAGGAGATCTTCGAGCAGCCCCTGGCGGTGTCCAACACCCTCCTGGACCGGCTGCCCCTGGACGGCGGCGGCGTGCCCCTGGGGCTCGCCTTCACCGATGAGGAGCTGCGGAGCTTCCAGCGCATCACCATCCTCGCCTGCGGCACCAGCCGCCACGCGGGCCTGGTGGGCCAGTTCTACCTGGAGCAGCTGGCCCGCATCGGCGTGGAAGTGGACTACGGCTCCGAGTACCGCTACCGGGACCCCGTCGTCATGGCCGACACCCTGGCCATCGGCATCACCCAGAGCGGCGAGACCGCGGACACCCTGGCCGCCATGAAGGAGGCCGCCGCCCGCGGCGCCCGGGGCATGGCCATCTGCAATGTCCAGGGCTCCACCGCCGCGCGCCTCGCCGAGGCCACCCTCCTCACCCACGCCGGCCCCGAGATCGGCGTCGCCTCCACCAAGGCCTTCACCACCCAGCTCGTGGTCCTGCTGCTCCTGGCCCTGCGCCTGGGCGAGGCCCGGGGCACCCTGGACCCCGCCGTGCGCGCCGAGATCATCCAGGCCCTGCGCGAACTCCCCGCCCTCCTGGAACGGGTGGCCTCCACGGAGCGCAAGATCCACCAGTGGGCCCAGAAGTGGCATGAGGCCACCGATTTCCTCTACCTGGGCCGGGGCCCCCTCTACCCCATCGCCCTGGAAGGCGCCCTGAAGCTCAAGGAGCTCTCCTACATCCACGCCGAGGGCTATCCCGCCGGCGAAATGAAGCACGGCCCCATCGCCCTCATCGACCGCCACCTGCCCATCGTGGCCGTCATGCCCCGGGACGCCCACCGGGAGAAGGTCCTCTCCAACCTCCAGGAGGCCGCCGCCCGCGACGGCCGCATCCTGGCCCTGGTGGAGGAGGGCGACACCGGCCTGGACCACATCGCCGAGGACGTCCTGCACCTCCCCAAGGTCAACCCCTGGCTGGCGCCCATCCTCTACGTGGTGCCCCTCCAGCTCCTCAGCTACCACATCGCCGTCATCCGCGGCTGCGACGTGGACCAGCCCCGGAACCTCGCCAAGAGCGTCACCGTGGAATGA
- a CDS encoding NifB/NifX family molybdenum-iron cluster-binding protein, which produces MTKSRIAIPSSLPGGLQAQVGAHFGHCDVYTMIDVEDGLITQVGLLPPVPHEQGGCLAAVNHLALAGATVLIAGGLGLRPLMGFNQAGIEVYRGTAFPNVEDAVKAMIKGDLERFTREFTCGGGQGHN; this is translated from the coding sequence ATGACCAAGTCCCGCATCGCCATCCCCTCCTCCCTCCCCGGCGGCCTCCAGGCCCAGGTGGGGGCCCACTTCGGCCACTGCGACGTCTACACGATGATCGACGTGGAAGACGGCCTCATCACCCAGGTGGGCCTTCTACCCCCCGTGCCTCACGAGCAGGGCGGGTGCCTGGCGGCCGTGAACCACCTGGCCCTGGCCGGCGCCACCGTGCTCATCGCCGGCGGCCTGGGCCTTCGCCCCCTAATGGGTTTCAACCAGGCGGGCATCGAGGTCTACCGCGGCACCGCCTTCCCCAACGTGGAGGACGCGGTGAAAGCCATGATCAAGGGCGACCTCGAACGCTTCACCCGCGAATTCACCTGCGGCGGCGGCCAGGGGCACAACTAG
- a CDS encoding PaaI family thioesterase, whose amino-acid sequence MRIALITPREEGLSAFRAGLEGRNARIECYRDDIDFLQTARSRTWDLVIVDGLYTPFHGILERLLEINASLNTAVITNLSAEAFHEAGEGLGILAALPAKPAAADVDPLLARLRAIGGLDPAVEEAQARLDAARFRHHPHCVVCWDRHPFGLQVDYRVTGVHRVEGAFGCGKSYEGYEGLVHGGVVSSLLDGAMASCMLAMGLEAYTAEMRVRFRGPVRTGRPAVLKGEWVRGEGPLHLLTATLEQEGKVRATARAKFYQVRLDADPAPLPRGGGMRYLLSQARKRLV is encoded by the coding sequence ATGAGAATCGCCTTGATCACTCCGCGGGAGGAAGGCCTGTCCGCCTTCCGGGCCGGCCTTGAGGGCCGCAACGCCCGGATCGAGTGCTACCGGGACGACATCGACTTCCTCCAGACGGCCCGCAGCCGCACCTGGGACCTTGTAATCGTGGACGGCCTGTACACGCCCTTCCACGGGATCCTGGAACGCCTGCTGGAAATCAACGCCAGCCTGAACACCGCCGTCATCACGAACCTGTCCGCGGAGGCCTTCCACGAGGCCGGCGAGGGCCTGGGCATCCTCGCGGCTCTGCCGGCCAAGCCCGCGGCGGCGGACGTGGATCCGCTCCTGGCGAGATTGCGGGCCATCGGCGGGCTGGACCCCGCGGTGGAGGAGGCCCAGGCGCGCCTGGACGCCGCGCGCTTCCGGCACCACCCGCACTGCGTGGTGTGCTGGGACCGCCATCCCTTCGGCCTGCAGGTGGACTACCGGGTCACCGGCGTCCACCGCGTGGAAGGGGCTTTCGGCTGCGGCAAATCCTATGAAGGCTACGAGGGCCTCGTCCACGGCGGCGTCGTCTCCAGCCTCCTGGACGGGGCCATGGCCAGTTGCATGCTCGCCATGGGGCTGGAGGCCTACACCGCGGAGATGCGGGTGCGCTTCCGTGGCCCGGTGCGAACCGGGCGGCCGGCGGTTCTGAAGGGCGAATGGGTCCGGGGGGAGGGACCCCTGCACCTGCTCACCGCCACCCTCGAACAGGAAGGGAAGGTCCGGGCGACGGCACGGGCCAAATTCTATCAGGTCAGGTTGGACGCGGATCCGGCCCCCCTGCCCAGGGGCGGCGGCATGCGGTATCTGCTGAGCCAGGCCCGGAAACGTCTCGTCTGA